From Bacillota bacterium, the proteins below share one genomic window:
- a CDS encoding dihydroorotate dehydrogenase: MTRLAVNIGGIKMANPVTTASGTFGFGPEYAPFIDLRRLGAIVVKGTTLEPRLGNPPPRIVETPAGILNSVGLQNPGVDAFIAQSLPYLRGIGVPVIVNIAGNTVEDYVEVARRLDRAEGVAGLEVNISCPNVKMGGLAFGTDPKMAAEVIGGVRAATRLPIIAKLSPNVTDIVKIARAVADAGADALSLINTLLGMAIDIRRRKPILANVMGGLSGPAIRPVAVRMVWQVAQAVPLPIIGMGGIMNAADALEFILAGASAVAVGTGNFVNPRATMDVIAGIEAYCQEFGVEDINDLVGAAWKK; this comes from the coding sequence ATGACTAGGTTGGCGGTTAACATCGGGGGAATCAAAATGGCAAATCCGGTCACGACAGCCTCGGGAACATTCGGATTTGGTCCTGAGTATGCTCCGTTCATTGACCTGCGTCGACTGGGGGCGATCGTGGTCAAAGGGACTACATTAGAACCGCGCCTGGGTAACCCACCACCCCGCATTGTCGAAACCCCAGCGGGAATCCTGAACTCGGTCGGTCTGCAAAACCCCGGGGTTGATGCCTTTATTGCGCAAAGCCTGCCTTACTTGCGCGGAATCGGGGTGCCGGTGATTGTTAACATTGCTGGCAATACGGTTGAAGATTACGTTGAAGTGGCCCGGCGGCTGGATCGGGCTGAAGGGGTGGCGGGCCTGGAGGTGAATATTTCCTGCCCCAACGTGAAGATGGGCGGATTGGCTTTTGGTACCGACCCCAAAATGGCGGCGGAAGTGATTGGTGGGGTGCGCGCGGCGACGCGTTTGCCGATTATTGCTAAGCTTTCTCCCAACGTAACCGATATTGTCAAAATAGCCCGGGCAGTCGCTGATGCCGGTGCCGATGCTCTATCGCTGATCAACACGCTGTTGGGCATGGCGATTGATATCCGGCGGCGGAAACCGATCCTGGCCAACGTGATGGGTGGATTATCGGGTCCAGCGATCCGTCCCGTGGCCGTGCGGATGGTCTGGCAGGTGGCCCAGGCGGTGCCCCTACCGATTATCGGCATGGGCGGGATCATGAACGCGGCGGATGCGCTCGAGTTTATCCTGGCCGGGGCCAGCGCGGTAGCGGTTGGAACGGGTAATTTCGTCAATCCCCGGGCGACCATGGATGTTATAGCGGGAATTGAGGCGTATTGCCAAGAGTTTGGCGTGGAGGATATCAACGACTTGGTCGGAGCAGCCTGGAAGAAGTAG